A window of the Penaeus monodon isolate SGIC_2016 chromosome 38, NSTDA_Pmon_1, whole genome shotgun sequence genome harbors these coding sequences:
- the LOC119596693 gene encoding serine/threonine-protein kinase CTR1-like, with product MPTLYNPNASILSEVCWTRDLCHRQKCLEQIIVEQYEHVSNLHVELAVDSLEVEVTKALRTNQKRELGQGRFSIATLVHWNGAEAVMKTPVEDSAWIFVEELMYLKHLRGAGGSPIALGLCPNPPALFISFVGHQTLENYLQEKRTDEELVEVAIDLCIKIQEIHQKHVIHHDLKEDNVLVDAQGMVHVIDFGNADKEGEKCCYRRPSWSPMWMAPEVFSVVLSHPTQDVYSFGYLLMTIAEVMESP from the exons ATGCCAACGCTTTACAACCCTAATGCCAGCATTCTAAGCGAAGTCTGTTGGACCAGGGATCTCTGCCACCGGCAAAAGTGTCTTGAG CAAATTATTGTAGAACAATATGAACATGTATCAAATTTACATGTAGAATTAGCCG TTGATTCTTTAGAAGTTgag GTGACGAAAGCTCTCCGCACGAATCAGAAGAGGGAGCTCGGGCAGGGCCGCTTCAGCATCGCCACGCTCGTCCACTGGAACGGGGCCGAGGCCGTGATGAAAACGCCGGTCGAGGACTCCGCGTGGATATTTGTTGAAGAATTAATGTATCTGAAGCACCTCCGGGGCGCCGGCGGATCCCCCATAGCCCTTGGACTGTGCCCAAATCCCCCGGCCCTCTTCATATCCTTCGTGGGGCATCAGACTCTCGAAAATTACTTGCAGGAAAAGAGGACCGACGAAGAGCTTGTGGAAGTGGCCATCGATCTTTGCATTAAGATACAGGAAATCCATCAGAAGCACGTCATTCACCACGACCTGAAGGAGGACAACGTCCTAGTGGACGCCCAAGGAATGGTGCACGTTATCGACTTCGGCAACGCCGATAAGGAGGGTGAAAAGTGTTGCTATCGTAGACCAAGTTGGTCCCCCATGTGGATGGCCCCTGAGGTCTTCTCCGTCGTCCTGAGCCATCCCACCCAAGACGTATACTCCTTCGGGTACTTGCTCATGACAATAGCCGAGGTCATGGAATCTCCATAA
- the LOC119596934 gene encoding uncharacterized protein LOC119596934 isoform X2, with protein sequence MITVRKTMAMNISCVVCGDPAPFLQPSAALVCDSCRAFFWRSVVDASYKDFACANSWGCMVTVSARRACQACRFFSCLRAGMDISRAKRDEDEETPGPSRSPHASPSCNTETKSPEGAASAFASSSRGSPRAPGSLGPSEPSVSPHLRSSHSTIPLAASHFRAGHHSSGPCGSGSGPNPRVSVAPGGAQRSVITSSSSIRDPLSAAPVKTEDSLSFKYPAQLDPARSVIQSVLGSSSTPFRPPRSQERRRKSAQGVARSGPSEAASSGQSSSNATPPPVLNMKDLESLLTPEDYMDLKELEESYHRAFENISVPMENRMIKPDELSKLYSFFIKRRANFLVSTSLYSTLAPADRPKLLRIAVSMCTYITGAHLMDTRNYMWPKQGEAAASPSTPMLSAATIRQYLSHEQFIRLMRFYVNYSSYYCDERIAIMMQVLSLAYPETGLADPAVVEEGRRRYGGLLSRYLLAVYGPETGVSMFRALLSSQVEMRQLVEINQHVELVPRVSRQEDANAGAALNKGIQLVCDGAMEIIDQLMRQQRSRHENSLISELQQRSRALAAVRPESEAKVDDPEHLVVIKDVLRRLANCNDPKLLADARRIIPTDLLKQFHKMLE encoded by the exons TCGTGCGTCGTATGCGGAGACCCCGCCCCTTTCCTTCAGCCGAGCGCCGCCCTCGTCTGCGACTCCTGCAGGGCCTTCTTCTGGAGGAGTGTCGTGGACGCAAGTTACAAGGACTTCGCCTGCGCCAATAGCTGGGGCTGCATGGTTACGGTGTCAGCGAGGAGAGCTTGCCAGGCCTGCAG ATTTTTTAGCTGTCTGCGAGCGGGGATGGACATCTCGCGGGccaagagagatgaggatgaggagactCCTGGACCTTCGCGCTCTCCTCATGCAAGTCCCTCATGCAACACGGAGACGAAAAGCCCCGAAGGAGCCGCTAGCGCCTTCGCCAGCAGTTCCCGAGGTTCCCCCCGGGCGCCCGGGTCTCTAGGGCCTTCAGAGCCTTCGGTGAGCCCGCACTTGAGATCTAGTCATTCTACCATTCCGCTCGCAGCGTCCCACTTCAGGGCCGGACACCATTCCTCCGGCCCTTGCGGGTCCGGTTCGGGTCCTAATCCCCGCGTCTCCGTCGCTCCTGGCGGTGCCCAGCGCTCGGTCATCACGTCGAGCTCGTCGATTCGGGATCCCTTGTCTGCTGCTCCTGTTAAGACGGAGGATTCACTTTCTTTTAAGTATCCTGCGCAACTTGATCCTGCGCGGTCTGTCATTCAGAGCGTCCTAGGGTCATCGTCGACGCCGTTTCGTCCGCCGAGAAGCCAAGAGAGAAGACGGAAATCGGCGCAGGGAGTTGCGCGTTCGGGTCCGAGTGAAGCAGCTTCGAGTGGACAGAGCAGCAGCAATGCGACGCCTCCTCCTGTACTTAACATGAAAGATCTGGAGTCCCTACTGACGCCGGAAGATTACATGGACCTGAAGGAGCTCGAGGAGTCCTACCACCGAGCGTTCGAGAACATTTCCGTGCCAATGGAGAACCGCATGATCAAGCCGGACGAACTGAGCAAACTGTACAGCTTCTTCATCAAGCGGCGCGCCAACTTCCTGGTGAGCACGTCGCTGTACAGCACCCTGGCCCCCGCGGATCGACCGAAGCTCCTGAGGATTGCGGTGTCCATGTGCACCTACATCACCGGCGCCCACCTCATGGACACACGGAACTACATGTGGCCAAAGCAAGGAGAGGCGGCGGCCAGCCCCTCAACTCCCATGCTGTCCGCAGCCACCATCCGCCAGTACCTGTCGCACGAGCAGTTCATTCGCCTCATGCGCTTCTACGTCAACTATTCCTCGTATTACTGCGACGAGCGAATAGCCATCATGATGCAGGTCTTGTCCCTGGCCTATCCGGAGACAGGGCTGGCGGATCCTGCCGTGGTGGAAGAAGGCAGGAGGCGCTACGGCGGCCTCCTGTCGCGGTACCTGCTGGCGGTGTACGGCCCCGAAACGGGCGTCAGCATGTTCAGGGCGCTCCTCAGCAGCCAGGTCGAGATGAGGCAGCTGGTGGAGATTAACCAGCACGTGGAGCTGGTGCCTCGGGTGTCCAGACAAGAGGACGCGAACGCCGGGGCGGCGCTGAACAAAGGAATCCAGCTGGTGTGTGACGGCGCCATGGAGATCATCGATCAGCTGATGAGGCAGCAGAGAAGCCGCCACGAGAACAGCCTCATCTCGGAGCTGCAACAGAGATCTCGCGCCCTTGCGGCGGTGAGGCCCGAAAGCGAGGCGAAAGTGGACGACCCCGAGCACCTGGTTGTGATAAAAGACGTGCTGCGGCGTCTGGCCAACTGCAATGACCCGAAACTCCTGGCGGATGCCCGGCGGATCATACCCACGGATCTCTTGAAACAGTTTCATAAAATGCTCGAGTGA